One stretch of Oncorhynchus masou masou isolate Uvic2021 chromosome 9, UVic_Omas_1.1, whole genome shotgun sequence DNA includes these proteins:
- the LOC135545130 gene encoding nascent polypeptide-associated complex subunit alpha, muscle-specific form-like, translated as MFVPVTVLEDMNVFFPVYLLLSASDSTPITLPALQRDGLEGPAPQWRTQLPSGGPSSPVEGPAPQGRAQLPSGGPRSPVEGLAPQWRAQLPSGGPSSPVEGLVPQWRAQLPSGGPSSPVEGPAPSGGPSSPVEGPAPQWRAQLPSGGPSSPVEGPAPQWRAQLPSGGPSCPVEDPAPQWRAQLPSGGPSCPVEDPAPQWRAQLPSGGPSSPVEGPAPQWRAQLPSGGPSSPVEGPAPQWKAQLPRGGPSSPVEGPAPQWKAQLPRGGPSSPVEDPAPQWRAQLPSGRPSSPVEGPAPQGRAQLPSGGPSSPVEGPALQWRSQFPSGGPSSPVEGPAPQWRAQLPSGGPSSPVEGPAPQWRAQLPSGGPSSPVEGLAPQWRAQLPSGGPSSPVEGPAPQGRAQLPSGGPSSPGEGPAPQWRAQLPSGGPSSPGEGPAPQWKAQLPSGGPSSPVEDPAPQWRAQLPRGGPSSPVEDPALQWRA; from the coding sequence tggaggGCCCAGCTCCCCAGTGGAGGACCCAGCTCCCCAGTGGAGGGCCTAGTTCCCCAGTGGAGGGCCCAGCTCCCCAGGGGAGGGCCCAGCTCCCCAGTGGAGGGCCCAGATCCCCAGTGGAGGGCCTAGCTCCCCAGTGGAGGGCCCAGCTCCCCAGTGGAGGACCCAGCTCCCCAGTGGAGGGCCTAGTTCCCCAGTGGAGGGCCCAGCTGCCCAGTGGAGGACCCAGCTCCCCAGTGGAGGGCCCAGCTCCCAGTGGAGGGCCCAGCTCCCCAGTGGAGGGCCCAGCTCCCCAGTGGAGGGCCCAGCTCCCCAGTGGAGGGCCCAGCTCCCCAGTGGAGGGCCCAGCTCCCCAGTGGAGGGCCCAGCTCCCCAGTGGAGGGCCCAGCTGCCCAGTGGAGGACCCAGCTCCCCAGTGGAGGGCCCAGCTCCCCAGTGGAGGGCCCAGCTGCCCAGTGGAGGACCCAGCTCCCCAGTGGAGGGCCCAGCTCCCCAGTGGAGGGCCCAGCTCCCCAGTGGAGGGCCCAGCTCCCCAGTGGAGGGCCCAGCTCCCCAGTGGAGGGCCCAGCTCCCCAGTGGAAGGCCCAGCTCCCCAGTGGAAGGCCCAGCTCCCCAGGGGAGGGCCCAGCTCCCCAGTGGAAGGCCCAGCTCCCCAGTGGAAGGCCCAGCTCCCCAGGGGAGGGCCCAGCTCCCCAGTGGAGGACCCAGCTCCCCAGTGGAGGGCCCAGCTCCCCAGTGGAAGGCCCAGCTCCCCAGTGGAAGGCCCAGCTCCCCAGGGGAGGGCCCAGCTCCCCAGTGGAGGACCCAGCTCCCCAGTGGAGGGCCCAGCTCTCCAGTGGAGGTCCCAGTTCCCCAGTGGAGGACCCAGCTCCCCAGTGGAGGGCCCAGCTCCCCAGTGGAGGGCCCAGCTCCCCAGTGGAGGGCCCAGCTCCCCAGTGGAAGGCCCAGCTCCCCAGTGGAGGGCCCAGCTCCCCAGTGGAGGGCCCAGCTCCCCAGTGGAGGGCCTAGCTCCCCAGTGGAGGGCCCAGCTCCCCAGTGGAGGGCCCAGCTCCCCAGTGGAGGGCCCAGCTCCCCAGGGGAGGGCCCAGCTCCCCAGTGGAGGGCCCAGCTCCCCAGGGGAGGGCCCAGCTCCCCAGTGGAGGGCCCAGCTCCCCAGTGGAGGGCCCAGCTCCCCAGGGGAGGGCCCAGCTCCCCAGTGGAAGGCCCAGCTCCCCAGTGGAGGGCCCAGCTCCCCAGTGGAGGACCCAGCTCCCCAGTGGAGGGCCCAGCTCCCCAGGGGAGGGCCCAGCTCCCCAGTGGAGGACCCAGCTCTCCAGTGGAGGGCCTAG